In the Nitrospirales bacterium LBB_01 genome, one interval contains:
- a CDS encoding DUF2760 domain-containing protein: MGNQLIDKKQLFVLITIIITASMVSAALIVTGISMVSTKIIVILFALFGVLISSVIYGVVVFLLNKGKASDSVEDKKPKQPDINSKALYDAKVAQVLSVLQKKGRLIDFLQEDISDFTDSQIGQAVRSIHRGCKQALVEYLTVEPVMEQMEGQRVTISAGFDPSSVTLTGNVGANPPFTGRVIHSGWRLSENKLPELQQGRNVFIIEPAEVEIS; encoded by the coding sequence ATGGGAAACCAGTTAATAGATAAAAAACAGCTGTTTGTATTAATAACTATTATTATCACTGCGAGTATGGTTTCTGCGGCGTTGATTGTCACAGGTATAAGCATGGTTAGCACTAAAATTATTGTTATACTGTTTGCATTATTTGGAGTGTTGATATCCTCTGTCATATACGGGGTAGTGGTTTTCTTACTAAACAAAGGAAAAGCTTCGGACTCTGTAGAGGATAAGAAGCCAAAGCAACCTGATATCAACTCTAAAGCCCTATATGATGCAAAGGTTGCACAGGTGCTTTCAGTGTTACAGAAAAAGGGACGGCTTATAGATTTTCTGCAAGAGGATATCAGCGATTTTACGGACTCACAAATCGGACAAGCAGTGCGGAGCATTCATCGCGGCTGTAAACAGGCTCTCGTTGAGTATCTCACAGTGGAACCTGTGATGGAGCAGATGGAGGGACAGAGGGTAACGATCTCAGCGGGCTTTGATCCATCATCTGTCACCTTAACCGGAAATGTCGGAGCAAATCCGCCTTTTACCGGCAGGGTAATACACTCCGGGTGGCGGCTTAGTGAAAACAAATTGCCTGAGCTCCAACAGGGGAGAAATGTATTTATCATAGAGCCGGCTGAAGTTGAGATTTCATAG
- the wecB gene encoding UDP-N-acetylglucosamine 2-epimerase (non-hydrolyzing) codes for MRIVLVAGARPNFMKIAPLIHEMNKLDFCDYILVHTGQHYDYQMSRVFFEEFKIPEPNYFLNVGSGSHAVQTAKIMMEFERVCISELPEMVVVVGDVNSTLACALTAKKLNLKAAHVEAGLRSGDMTMPEEINRIVTDSISDYLFASEKSGITNLKKEGKSDEQIFFVGNVMIDTLFLQLEALKNSEINDTWHLEKKRYGVVTLHRPSNVDTKEVCSGIVDSLIEISTDMELIFPVHPRTRKNFEDFGLIGKIEKSRIRLKQPLSYSEFLRYWKDAAIVLTDSGGLQEETTVLGIPCFTLRDNTERPITAEIGTNIIVGNKKDSIMRAYGDFKAGILKTGTVPDLWDGKAAQRIVNILIDKL; via the coding sequence ATGAGAATAGTTTTAGTAGCAGGAGCAAGGCCGAATTTCATGAAAATAGCGCCTCTTATTCATGAGATGAACAAACTTGATTTTTGTGACTACATACTGGTTCACACCGGACAGCATTATGATTATCAGATGTCGCGTGTGTTTTTTGAGGAGTTTAAAATACCTGAGCCTAATTATTTTTTGAATGTGGGGTCTGGCAGCCATGCCGTTCAGACGGCTAAAATCATGATGGAATTTGAGCGCGTCTGTATCAGTGAGCTTCCCGAGATGGTAGTGGTCGTTGGAGACGTTAACTCCACTTTGGCCTGTGCTCTTACTGCAAAGAAACTCAATCTGAAAGCCGCACACGTAGAGGCCGGGCTTAGAAGCGGCGATATGACTATGCCAGAGGAGATAAACAGGATTGTTACCGACTCAATCTCAGACTATCTGTTTGCGTCGGAAAAAAGCGGCATTACCAATCTTAAAAAAGAGGGAAAATCTGACGAGCAGATATTTTTCGTAGGCAATGTTATGATTGATACCTTGTTTCTTCAACTTGAGGCTCTCAAGAATTCAGAAATAAATGATACATGGCATTTAGAGAAAAAAAGATATGGCGTAGTAACTTTGCACCGTCCCTCTAACGTTGATACCAAAGAGGTTTGTAGTGGCATAGTGGATTCCCTGATTGAAATCTCAACAGATATGGAACTAATATTTCCGGTTCATCCGCGGACAAGAAAGAATTTTGAGGATTTTGGACTCATTGGCAAAATTGAAAAGTCACGGATACGCTTAAAACAGCCTCTTTCTTACAGTGAATTTCTAAGATATTGGAAAGACGCTGCAATTGTGCTTACCGATAGTGGAGGACTTCAGGAGGAGACCACAGTTTTGGGCATACCGTGTTTTACGTTAAGAGACAACACAGAGCGCCCAATAACCGCTGAAATTGGCACAAATATAATTGTTGGCAATAAAAAGGATTCCATAATGCGCGCTTATGGCGATTTCAAAGCTGGTATTTTAAAAACCGGCACAGTACCTGACCTCTGGGACGGCAAAGCTGCACAGAGGATTGTAAATATCTTAATAGACAAGTTATAA
- a CDS encoding DUF2283 domain-containing protein, whose protein sequence is MGEEIKVWYDKEGDYLEVVFKQEPGYFKETDNDAVMEKVNSEGNIIGFSIMKVSTLNDEKPLSIGLKARIA, encoded by the coding sequence GTGGGAGAAGAAATAAAAGTATGGTATGACAAAGAGGGCGATTATCTTGAGGTCGTCTTTAAGCAGGAGCCTGGTTATTTCAAAGAGACAGACAATGATGCCGTAATGGAAAAAGTTAATAGTGAAGGAAACATTATTGGATTTTCCATAATGAAAGTTAGTACATTAAACGATGAAAAACCGCTGTCAATAGGATTAAAGGCGCGTATTGCTTAG
- a CDS encoding glycosyltransferase family 4 protein yields MKILFFSENFPPEVNAASTRVYERACYWVKWGHDVTVITCAPNFPQGRLYPGYKNKWHQVEHMDGIRVVRVKTFISKNEGVALRTLDFLSYNVTAVAAALFEKKPDVAISTSPQFFAAVAGWMVSEARGVPFIFELGDLWPASIAAVGVMKRGNVLLKMVEKMELYLYDRAAHVVSLTNSFKDDLVRRGVPEEKITVVINGVDLPRYAPIPKDPELMNALALDGKFVVGYIGTQGAAHGLENVIEAAKILKDRNENEICFLFVGTGSEHEKLKAKVEHFNLTNVLFVPAKPKAEMPRYWSLCNVALVHLKDSPVFKTVIPSKMFEAMGMGLPLMVVSPDGEASAIVEKENCGLWCPAGNPQILCDKVLFLKENPAELKVFSTKSFDASQRYTREIQAEKMIAVIEEILLRL; encoded by the coding sequence ATAAAAATACTGTTTTTTTCGGAGAATTTTCCACCTGAAGTAAATGCCGCCTCTACACGGGTGTATGAGCGGGCATGTTATTGGGTTAAGTGGGGACATGACGTCACGGTGATAACCTGTGCTCCCAACTTTCCTCAGGGACGGCTCTACCCGGGGTACAAAAACAAGTGGCATCAGGTTGAGCATATGGACGGAATTCGTGTAGTACGAGTTAAAACCTTTATTAGCAAAAACGAGGGTGTTGCGCTACGAACTCTGGATTTCCTCTCTTACAACGTAACTGCTGTTGCAGCCGCCCTTTTTGAAAAGAAACCTGATGTCGCAATTTCAACGTCTCCGCAGTTTTTTGCGGCAGTTGCCGGATGGATGGTGTCTGAGGCACGCGGGGTGCCGTTTATCTTTGAGCTTGGTGATTTGTGGCCTGCCTCAATTGCCGCAGTTGGAGTCATGAAGCGTGGAAATGTCCTTTTAAAAATGGTTGAAAAAATGGAGCTTTACCTATATGATAGAGCGGCTCATGTGGTCTCCCTTACAAACTCATTTAAAGATGATTTAGTAAGGAGAGGTGTTCCAGAGGAAAAAATAACTGTGGTAATTAACGGCGTGGATTTGCCGCGCTATGCTCCCATACCTAAAGACCCTGAGCTAATGAACGCCCTTGCCCTTGATGGCAAATTCGTGGTTGGTTATATTGGCACTCAAGGCGCTGCTCACGGTCTTGAAAATGTTATTGAGGCGGCTAAAATACTAAAAGACCGCAATGAGAACGAAATCTGTTTTCTTTTTGTTGGAACAGGCTCGGAACATGAAAAACTTAAAGCAAAAGTTGAACATTTTAATCTTACAAATGTGCTTTTTGTACCGGCAAAACCTAAAGCTGAGATGCCGCGATATTGGAGTCTTTGCAATGTTGCACTGGTTCACTTAAAAGACTCACCGGTGTTTAAAACCGTGATACCCTCTAAGATGTTTGAGGCTATGGGAATGGGACTGCCCCTTATGGTCGTATCTCCTGACGGTGAGGCCAGTGCAATTGTAGAAAAAGAAAATTGCGGACTTTGGTGTCCTGCAGGAAACCCTCAGATATTGTGCGACAAGGTCTTGTTTCTAAAAGAAAACCCTGCTGAGCTCAAAGTTTTTTCTACTAAGAGTTTCGATGCTTCTCAAAGATATACGAGAGAGATACAGGCTGAAAAAATGATAGCAGTGATAGAAGAGATTCTTTTAAGACTATAA
- a CDS encoding NAD-dependent epimerase/dehydratase family protein, with the protein MRLSRVLVTGANGFIGRAVCPFLENAGFNVRAAVRNLNDSVREILPDVKDFCEIKDIGPDAVFGDALNGVDAVVHLAARVHVMKESAIDPLVEFRKVNTIGTKRLYEEAMANGVKKFIFISTVKVNGEKTNGNPFTEHDMPYPQDSYSSSKLEAEEILTELAAHDSPTAVTILRIPLVYGPFVKGNFLRLLKIASKNIPLPLGGINNRRSMLYVGNLASAIEASIHDLGEGVKTFMVSDDVDVSTPELITMISKEMGKSPILLPFPTPLLRLVGALTGFSDELDRLLGSLTVSTYRIKLDLNWSPPYEVSYGIRDMVQWFTGMASTD; encoded by the coding sequence GTGAGACTGAGCAGGGTCTTAGTGACAGGAGCAAACGGTTTTATTGGGCGCGCTGTGTGCCCGTTTTTGGAAAACGCTGGATTTAACGTAAGGGCCGCCGTGAGAAATCTTAATGACAGTGTCAGAGAAATTCTGCCTGATGTCAAGGACTTCTGCGAAATAAAAGACATCGGCCCGGATGCCGTCTTTGGGGATGCCTTAAACGGCGTTGATGCTGTAGTACACCTTGCAGCAAGAGTTCATGTAATGAAAGAGTCGGCAATTGACCCGCTTGTTGAGTTTAGAAAAGTAAACACCATTGGAACAAAACGTCTGTATGAAGAGGCAATGGCTAATGGAGTAAAAAAATTTATTTTCATAAGTACAGTTAAAGTTAATGGTGAGAAAACAAATGGTAACCCATTTACAGAACACGATATGCCATATCCACAGGACTCCTATTCCTCATCAAAACTTGAAGCTGAGGAAATTCTCACTGAACTTGCAGCGCATGACTCGCCAACAGCAGTAACCATATTGCGCATCCCTCTTGTCTATGGGCCGTTTGTTAAAGGGAATTTTTTAAGGCTTCTCAAAATTGCCTCTAAAAACATTCCTCTCCCTCTTGGAGGCATTAACAACCGCAGGAGCATGTTGTATGTTGGTAATCTTGCAAGCGCCATAGAGGCCTCTATACATGATTTAGGCGAGGGAGTTAAAACTTTCATGGTTAGTGATGATGTGGACGTCTCAACACCTGAGCTTATCACGATGATTTCAAAGGAGATGGGCAAGTCCCCCATATTGTTGCCCTTCCCTACCCCGCTATTGCGGCTTGTTGGTGCATTAACCGGATTTAGCGATGAGCTTGACAGGCTGCTTGGCTCTCTCACTGTCTCCACATACAGGATAAAACTTGACCTAAACTGGAGTCCTCCTTATGAGGTTTCTTACGGCATACGAGACATGGTTCAGTGGTTTACCGGCATGGCTAGCACGGATTAA
- a CDS encoding antitoxin family protein: MTTTIKARISHGVIEPLEEMDFPEGKEVFITITEIPANNEVADLNKADIWENDPLFTLAGIFDSGLGDLAEEHDKYLYCQKDK; encoded by the coding sequence ATGACCACAACGATTAAAGCCCGAATATCACACGGAGTGATAGAGCCTCTGGAGGAAATGGATTTTCCGGAGGGGAAAGAAGTGTTTATTACCATTACTGAAATTCCCGCCAATAATGAAGTTGCTGATTTAAACAAAGCTGATATTTGGGAAAATGACCCTTTATTCACACTGGCTGGGATATTTGATAGTGGATTAGGGGATCTGGCAGAAGAACATGATAAGTATCTTTATTGTCAAAAAGATAAGTAG
- a CDS encoding PIN domain-containing protein has protein sequence MRVVFVDTSALVAFFDKADQHHPAAVEKMENIKRTQLTLLLTDFVFDETITAVVKKINQKTAVKMGEFLLSSNIIEFVWLTETLKERAWEYFKKYTDKIYSFTDCTSFVLMEDRGLQHYFSFDEDFKRAGFIEFTHEVI, from the coding sequence ATGCGTGTCGTTTTTGTTGATACCAGTGCGTTAGTGGCGTTTTTCGATAAAGCTGACCAGCATCATCCAGCAGCCGTAGAGAAAATGGAAAACATTAAACGTACGCAATTAACGCTTCTCCTGACAGATTTTGTATTTGACGAGACTATTACCGCTGTTGTGAAAAAAATTAATCAAAAAACAGCAGTTAAAATGGGAGAGTTTCTTTTAAGTAGTAATATCATAGAGTTTGTATGGCTTACGGAAACGCTTAAAGAGAGAGCTTGGGAGTACTTCAAAAAATATACAGACAAGATTTATTCTTTTACAGATTGTACAAGTTTTGTATTGATGGAAGACAGAGGGTTACAGCATTACTTCTCTTTTGACGAGGATTTTAAAAGAGCTGGGTTTATTGAGTTTACCCACGAGGTTATATAA
- a CDS encoding tail fiber domain-containing protein, with product MKSFIGKKSFKYGALVVLLVLVLAVVAYAATVPYTFSSGTTAKSSEVNSNFTYLANRSWELSSSNLYYSNGNVGIGESSPMGLLQVGGTSSGSLGKIYFGNTNSSYGAIGFVSIYRWFQIVSQVSNGSMDFIINGGTWTWQDSGGTEYMRLMDEESGSTKKGYLGIGTSVPTYPLHMASGAYVTTGGVWTNASSRAYKEHIKELSSETALEAFEQLKPVTFNYKTDKSDKHIGFIAEDVPEIIATKDRKGLSSMDVVALLTKVVQEQQKTIATLSEKVERLENKSEAR from the coding sequence ATGAAAAGTTTTATTGGAAAGAAGTCGTTTAAGTATGGTGCATTAGTGGTTTTATTGGTTTTGGTTTTGGCTGTGGTTGCATACGCTGCAACAGTTCCTTACACCTTTAGCTCCGGCACAACTGCTAAATCCAGCGAAGTTAACAGTAACTTCACCTATCTTGCCAACAGAAGTTGGGAACTGAGCAGTAGTAATTTGTATTACAGCAATGGGAATGTTGGGATTGGGGAATCAAGTCCAATGGGACTTCTACAGGTTGGAGGAACTTCCAGCGGTTCACTGGGGAAGATTTATTTTGGCAATACAAATAGTAGTTATGGTGCTATTGGATTTGTATCGATTTATAGATGGTTTCAGATAGTGTCACAAGTATCAAATGGAAGCATGGATTTTATAATAAATGGAGGAACTTGGACTTGGCAGGATTCTGGAGGAACTGAATACATGAGATTGATGGATGAAGAATCTGGTAGCACTAAAAAAGGATATTTAGGCATAGGCACATCTGTCCCAACCTACCCTCTCCACATGGCAAGCGGCGCCTACGTAACAACCGGTGGAGTTTGGACAAATGCCTCAAGCAGAGCGTATAAGGAGCACATAAAAGAGTTATCGTCTGAAACAGCGCTGGAGGCTTTTGAGCAGCTCAAACCAGTTACATTTAATTATAAAACTGATAAGTCTGATAAGCACATTGGTTTTATTGCAGAAGATGTCCCTGAGATTATAGCAACCAAGGACAGAAAGGGTTTAAGCTCAATGGATGTTGTAGCTCTGCTTACAAAGGTTGTTCAGGAACAGCAAAAGACTATAGCGACATTATCAGAAAAAGTTGAGAGGCTTGAAAATAAAAGTGAGGCAAGGTAA
- a CDS encoding formylglycine-generating enzyme family protein, with the protein MSHQKDYTCPITGMVFVFVKGGCYQMGDVFGDGEPEERPVHKVCLDDFYIGKYPVTQKEWIEVMGRNPSLSTGLHYPVEQVSWYDVQEFINKLNMQTRKKYRLPTEAEWEYACRSGGKDEKWGGTSDEDSVGDYAWHDGNSGMMPHPVGQKRPNGLGLNDMSGNVWEWVEDVYDENAYTKHSVKSPVCTEGGDNRVMRGGSWRTFPKFERSSYRSLNDPHFKDFHIGFRLVLEDNLLDFLLFNV; encoded by the coding sequence ATGAGTCATCAAAAGGATTATACATGTCCGATAACCGGTATGGTGTTTGTATTTGTAAAGGGCGGCTGCTATCAGATGGGAGATGTGTTTGGTGACGGAGAGCCTGAGGAAAGACCGGTTCATAAGGTTTGTCTTGATGATTTCTATATAGGTAAATATCCCGTAACTCAGAAAGAATGGATAGAAGTAATGGGGCGTAATCCATCTTTATCAACAGGTTTACATTATCCTGTTGAACAGGTAAGCTGGTATGATGTTCAGGAGTTTATTAATAAGTTAAATATGCAAACACGAAAGAAGTATCGTTTACCGACTGAGGCAGAGTGGGAATATGCCTGTAGGAGCGGCGGAAAGGATGAGAAGTGGGGTGGGACAAGTGATGAGGACAGCGTAGGAGATTATGCCTGGCATGATGGTAACTCAGGCATGATGCCACATCCTGTAGGACAAAAGAGGCCTAACGGCTTAGGGTTAAACGATATGAGCGGTAACGTATGGGAGTGGGTGGAGGATGTGTATGATGAGAATGCTTACACCAAACACTCTGTCAAAAGTCCTGTTTGTACAGAAGGCGGCGACAACCGTGTGATGCGCGGAGGATCTTGGCGAACTTTTCCAAAATTTGAACGTTCCTCCTATAGAAGCCTTAACGACCCACACTTCAAGGATTTCCACATAGGCTTTCGCCTTGTTCTTGAAGATAACCTTTTAGATTTCTTGTTATTTAATGTTTAA